One genomic window of Bacillus mycoides includes the following:
- a CDS encoding YolD-like family protein, whose translation MNYVKIQEKGREWVPFTVMSEQLLSMKKIIGEKLKVQRPLITNEAKESISDKLLTSLLSEEEILVTYFEEGYILTSYMTVVHINPIQQIVKCTDAFYKTYIFSARDIIDVT comes from the coding sequence ATGAATTATGTAAAGATACAGGAAAAAGGAAGAGAGTGGGTTCCGTTTACAGTAATGTCGGAACAATTATTAAGTATGAAAAAAATTATTGGAGAGAAATTAAAAGTCCAAAGACCGCTAATAACGAATGAAGCGAAAGAAAGCATTTCAGATAAATTATTAACTTCATTATTGTCTGAAGAAGAGATATTAGTGACATATTTTGAAGAAGGATACATACTTACGAGTTATATGACAGTGGTTCATATAAATCCAATTCAACAAATTGTAAAATGTACAGATGCATTTTATAAAACATATATATTTTCTGCAAGGGACATAATTGATGTAACCTAA
- a CDS encoding MepB family protein has translation MTNFSNIIEKIDEMIYKPNNLLITKRKEEKQNSEYAGGVFQLNDRSIRFRVSKITPNKIGQFVSFWEKNASMSNQAFSYDSAPNLLVITCIADNKLGQFIFPKEILLKEKILKTQNQKGKMAMRVYPIWDKPVSKQAKKSQLWQLHYFVDLSDTENVATDKLLNLYS, from the coding sequence ATGACAAATTTTAGTAATATAATTGAAAAAATAGATGAAATGATTTACAAACCTAATAATCTATTAATTACTAAACGAAAAGAAGAAAAGCAAAATTCAGAATATGCAGGAGGGGTATTCCAGCTAAATGATAGAAGCATCCGATTTAGGGTATCAAAAATTACGCCTAATAAGATTGGACAATTTGTTTCTTTTTGGGAGAAGAATGCCTCCATGAGCAATCAGGCATTTTCTTATGATTCGGCTCCTAACCTTTTAGTTATCACTTGTATAGCGGATAATAAACTAGGACAATTTATTTTTCCAAAAGAGATTCTTCTAAAAGAAAAAATATTAAAAACTCAAAACCAAAAAGGGAAAATGGCTATGAGGGTTTACCCTATTTGGGATAAACCTGTTAGTAAGCAAGCTAAGAAGAGTCAACTGTGGCAACTTCATTATTTTGTCGATTTAAGTGATACTGAAAATGTAGCTACAGATAAATTATTAAACTTATATTCATAG
- a CDS encoding peptidylprolyl isomerase PrsA, which produces MKKKKLFMGTIITCVALTLSACGSSENVATSKVGNVTEKELSKELRQTYGKSTLSQMMLNKALLDKYEVSDEEAKKQVEAAKEQMGDKFKVALEQVGLKNEDELKERMKPEIALEKAIRATVTDKDVKDNHKPEMKVSHILVKDEKTAKEVKEKINNGEDFTALAKQYSEDTGSKEQGGEIAGFAPGQTVKEFEEAAYKLDAGQVSEPIKTSFGYHIIKVTDKKELKPFDEVKDSIRKDLEQQRLQDATGKWKQQVINDLLKEADIKVTDNEFKDTFKFLDEK; this is translated from the coding sequence TTGAAAAAGAAAAAACTATTTATGGGAACTATTATTACATGTGTGGCGCTAACATTGTCTGCGTGTGGTTCCTCAGAAAATGTTGCAACATCAAAAGTAGGAAACGTGACAGAGAAAGAGTTAAGTAAAGAATTAAGGCAAACATATGGAAAAAGTACTTTATCTCAAATGATGTTAAATAAGGCATTGCTAGATAAATATGAAGTTTCAGATGAAGAAGCTAAAAAACAAGTAGAAGCAGCGAAGGAACAAATGGGTGACAAGTTTAAAGTTGCTTTAGAGCAAGTAGGATTAAAAAATGAAGATGAATTAAAAGAGAGAATGAAGCCAGAAATTGCACTTGAGAAAGCGATTAGAGCGACTGTCACAGATAAAGATGTGAAAGATAACCATAAACCAGAAATGAAGGTAAGTCACATTTTAGTGAAAGATGAAAAAACTGCGAAAGAAGTAAAGGAGAAAATAAATAATGGTGAAGATTTTACTGCTTTAGCGAAACAATATTCGGAAGATACTGGTTCAAAGGAACAGGGCGGAGAAATAGCTGGTTTTGCTCCTGGTCAAACTGTGAAAGAATTTGAGGAAGCTGCGTATAAATTAGATGCAGGACAAGTAAGTGAGCCAATAAAAACATCTTTTGGTTATCATATTATAAAAGTGACGGATAAAAAAGAATTGAAACCATTTGATGAAGTGAAAGATTCGATTCGAAAAGATTTAGAACAACAAAGACTACAAGATGCGACAGGTAAATGGAAACAACAAGTAATCAATGATCTATTGAAAGAAGCGGATATTAAAGTAACAGATAATGAATTTAAAGATACATTTAAATTCTTAGATGAGAAGTAA
- a CDS encoding SDR family oxidoreductase: protein MERNDIGKLVIITGVTQGLGRAMVDRFHELGWKIAGCGRSKNKIEELNKYYGASHDFQIIDVSNHHQVSEWASRILNRYRAPDMLINNASIVNQNAPLWKVTAQEFESVMSVNVNGVVNVIRAFVPAMIARKEGIIINMSSSWGREGEAELAPYCASKFAIEGITQSMAMELPNGMAVVALDPGGSISTPMLHLCAPQYVKESPTPEMWSHKAIHYILNISIDKNGDSLTCPVCI from the coding sequence TTGGAGCGAAACGACATTGGGAAACTTGTAATTATTACTGGAGTAACGCAAGGGTTAGGACGTGCAATGGTTGATAGGTTTCATGAATTGGGATGGAAAATAGCAGGGTGTGGACGCTCAAAAAATAAAATTGAAGAGCTTAATAAATATTACGGTGCTTCACATGATTTTCAAATAATTGATGTTTCAAATCATCACCAAGTTAGTGAATGGGCAAGTCGTATTCTTAATAGGTATAGGGCTCCCGATATGTTAATAAATAATGCATCGATTGTTAATCAAAATGCACCGCTATGGAAAGTTACCGCTCAAGAATTTGAAAGTGTAATGAGTGTAAATGTGAACGGGGTAGTAAATGTTATTAGGGCGTTCGTCCCGGCGATGATAGCTAGGAAAGAAGGAATTATTATTAATATGAGCTCTAGTTGGGGAAGAGAAGGCGAGGCTGAACTTGCGCCATATTGTGCTTCGAAGTTTGCTATTGAAGGTATCACGCAGTCTATGGCAATGGAACTGCCAAATGGCATGGCCGTAGTTGCTTTAGATCCAGGTGGAAGTATTAGCACTCCAATGCTTCATTTATGTGCACCTCAATATGTAAAAGAATCTCCTACACCTGAAATGTGGTCACATAAAGCAATTCATTATATATTAAATATATCAATAGATAAAAACGGAGATTCATTGACATGTCCGGTATGCATTTAA
- a CDS encoding glycoside hydrolase family 25 protein, producing the protein MGYIVDISKWNGNINWDIAASQLDLVIARVQDGSNTVDFMYQSYVKEMKKRSIPFGNYAFCRFISISDAKKEAQDFWNRGDKTAKFWVADVEVQTMVDMEGGTQAFIDELRRLGAKKIGLYVGHHTYVSFGARNIDADFIWIPRYGGNKPAYPCDIWQYTDSGNVSGIGKCDLNQLIGNKDLSWFIGSNQTNQSSIGDSKQPNGIGIAVSRYNDGYGINLYENPANPQFTGRITKKIPYLIYKGYWGGGEKDMICLGSEQQWAKLEHFNVQWFYAYSKYTPGYEIRTHDGPNGNDTGAVDGKVPYRIWNRQDGYVDIGGNKWIKEEHVQIK; encoded by the coding sequence ATGGGCTATATTGTAGATATTTCGAAATGGAATGGAAATATTAATTGGGATATTGCAGCGTCTCAGCTAGATTTAGTTATTGCTAGAGTTCAAGATGGTTCAAATACGGTCGATTTTATGTATCAAAGTTATGTAAAAGAAATGAAGAAACGTAGTATTCCATTTGGGAATTATGCATTTTGCCGTTTTATATCTATTTCAGATGCAAAAAAAGAAGCGCAAGATTTTTGGAATCGTGGTGATAAAACCGCTAAATTTTGGGTGGCAGATGTAGAAGTTCAAACAATGGTAGATATGGAAGGCGGGACTCAAGCATTTATTGATGAATTACGCCGATTAGGTGCAAAAAAAATTGGTTTATACGTAGGACATCACACGTATGTATCATTTGGAGCGCGCAATATTGATGCTGATTTTATTTGGATTCCTCGTTACGGTGGGAATAAACCAGCATATCCTTGTGACATTTGGCAATATACTGATTCAGGAAATGTTTCTGGTATTGGAAAATGTGATTTGAATCAATTGATTGGGAATAAAGATCTTTCTTGGTTTATAGGTTCAAATCAAACAAATCAATCTAGTATTGGAGATAGTAAGCAACCAAATGGAATTGGTATTGCAGTTTCAAGATATAATGATGGATACGGCATTAATTTATATGAAAATCCTGCGAACCCACAGTTTACAGGAAGGATTACGAAAAAAATCCCATATTTAATCTATAAAGGTTATTGGGGAGGTGGCGAAAAAGATATGATTTGTTTAGGTAGTGAACAACAATGGGCTAAGTTAGAGCATTTTAATGTGCAATGGTTTTATGCATATTCAAAATACACACCTGGATATGAAATTAGAACGCATGATGGACCAAACGGGAATGATACAGGTGCGGTTGATGGGAAGGTCCCTTATCGTATTTGGAATCGTCAAGATGGCTATGTAGATATAGGTGGGAACAAATGGATCAAAGAAGAACATGTACAGATTAAATGA
- a CDS encoding transglycosylase domain-containing protein, producing the protein MSENYRSREERRQVQKKKQPASKKTKPKGKTSFFRKFLISCLLLGIVGLVAGVATFFVMIKDAPKLEKTKLVNPLSSKIYDKDGNLVYEYGKEKRTNVTYDQIPKLVENAFLATEDARFYEHSGVDFKGTTRAVLVSLKGDYGSQGGSTITQQVIKNYFLSMEKTSKRKVQEIYLAYKLEQQYSKHEILEMYLNKINLGNRSYGIATAAQNYYGKELKDLTLPEVAMLAGLPKAPNNYDPTKKENVQRATERRNTVLGLMNRHGYITKQEMEEASKVDVTKGLKPATELQTMPYPAFMDAVVKEVEKELPDANIGSDGLEIYTTLDPKAQKLADNILNTNIIDYPNDNFQGAFTFMDTKTGEVRAIGSGRGENKAVFKGHNMAIELDRAAGSTMKPIFDYAPAIEYLKWATYHQIDDSPFKYSDGQEVRNADRSHLGPVTMRDALKMSRNIPAIKTAKEVGISKSKEFSEKLGITFNVAPTESTAIGTNEVSPTEIAGAYAAFGNDGKYTKPHFVKKVVYPDGKSQSFGQKPKQVMADSTAYMITDMMRSVVSSGTGTAANIGSLDLAGKTGTTNYSSKQIAQYKLPESATRDSWFAGYTPQYTMAVWTGYMKDGKDEYISSKNTKIAQLIFKEMMSEMATDKSRFKMPSSVIQEGSELRIKGEKRDSSPNTSVPNTTEQPKQDQQQKTEEEKKQEELKKQEEQKKQEEQKKQDELKKQEEQKKQDEQNKQNEQNNGNGQGTPNPPNNGNGQGTPTPPTTGGGQGTPNPPTTGGGQGTPTPPTTGGGQGTPTPPTTGGGQGTPTPPTTGGGQGDSTPPTTGGNTGEAPSNNGQ; encoded by the coding sequence ATGTCAGAAAATTATCGTTCTCGAGAGGAGCGAAGACAAGTTCAAAAGAAAAAACAGCCAGCTTCTAAAAAAACAAAACCAAAAGGTAAAACATCGTTTTTTCGTAAATTTTTAATTAGTTGTTTACTACTTGGTATTGTAGGTTTAGTGGCAGGGGTGGCTACCTTTTTCGTTATGATAAAGGACGCGCCGAAACTTGAGAAAACAAAACTTGTTAATCCGTTATCCTCAAAAATTTATGATAAAGACGGGAATTTGGTATATGAATATGGGAAAGAAAAGCGGACGAATGTTACGTATGATCAAATTCCTAAATTGGTAGAAAATGCATTTTTAGCAACAGAAGATGCACGTTTTTATGAGCATAGCGGAGTAGACTTCAAAGGGACTACACGTGCAGTTTTAGTTAGTCTTAAAGGAGATTATGGCTCTCAAGGTGGAAGTACGATAACGCAGCAAGTTATTAAAAACTACTTCTTATCGATGGAAAAAACGTCAAAGCGTAAAGTTCAGGAAATATATTTAGCGTATAAGCTAGAACAACAGTATTCAAAACATGAAATATTAGAGATGTATTTAAATAAAATTAATTTAGGTAACCGTTCATATGGAATCGCAACAGCAGCACAAAACTACTACGGTAAGGAATTAAAAGATTTAACTTTACCAGAAGTTGCGATGCTTGCCGGTTTACCGAAAGCGCCGAATAACTATGATCCAACGAAAAAAGAAAATGTTCAAAGGGCAACAGAAAGAAGAAATACTGTACTAGGGTTAATGAATCGACATGGCTATATAACAAAACAAGAAATGGAAGAAGCATCAAAAGTTGACGTAACAAAGGGTCTTAAGCCTGCAACAGAACTACAAACAATGCCATATCCTGCATTTATGGATGCGGTTGTGAAAGAAGTAGAAAAAGAACTACCAGATGCTAATATTGGTTCTGACGGTTTAGAAATTTATACAACATTGGATCCGAAAGCACAGAAATTGGCTGATAATATTTTAAATACAAATATTATTGATTATCCAAATGATAATTTCCAAGGTGCTTTCACATTTATGGATACAAAAACAGGGGAAGTTCGCGCTATAGGTAGTGGACGCGGCGAAAATAAAGCAGTATTTAAAGGACATAATATGGCGATTGAATTAGATCGTGCAGCTGGCTCGACAATGAAGCCAATCTTTGATTACGCTCCAGCTATTGAATATTTAAAATGGGCTACTTATCATCAAATTGATGACTCTCCGTTTAAGTACTCAGATGGTCAAGAAGTTAGAAATGCAGACAGAAGTCATTTAGGACCAGTTACAATGCGTGATGCATTAAAAATGTCACGTAACATCCCGGCTATTAAAACAGCGAAAGAAGTAGGGATTAGTAAATCAAAAGAATTCTCAGAGAAATTAGGTATTACATTTAATGTAGCACCGACTGAATCAACAGCTATTGGTACAAATGAAGTGTCACCAACTGAAATTGCAGGTGCTTATGCGGCATTTGGTAATGATGGTAAGTATACGAAACCACATTTTGTTAAGAAAGTAGTTTATCCAGACGGCAAGTCACAAAGTTTTGGACAAAAACCAAAACAAGTTATGGCCGATTCTACAGCATATATGATTACTGATATGATGCGTTCTGTTGTTTCATCTGGAACAGGTACTGCCGCTAATATAGGTTCTTTAGATTTAGCAGGTAAAACAGGTACAACAAACTATTCTTCAAAACAAATAGCGCAATATAAACTACCAGAAAGTGCAACTCGTGATAGTTGGTTTGCAGGATATACACCGCAATATACGATGGCAGTATGGACTGGATATATGAAAGATGGTAAAGACGAGTATATTAGTAGTAAAAATACGAAAATTGCACAGTTGATCTTTAAAGAAATGATGAGCGAGATGGCTACAGATAAATCACGCTTTAAAATGCCAAGTAGTGTTATTCAAGAAGGTAGTGAGTTACGTATAAAAGGTGAAAAACGTGATTCATCTCCAAATACGAGCGTACCTAATACAACTGAGCAACCAAAACAAGACCAACAGCAAAAAACTGAAGAAGAGAAAAAGCAAGAAGAATTAAAGAAACAGGAAGAGCAAAAGAAACAAGAAGAGCAAAAGAAACAAGATGAACTTAAGAAACAAGAAGAGCAAAAGAAACAAGATGAACAGAATAAGCAAAATGAACAAAACAATGGAAATGGTCAAGGAACTCCAAATCCACCGAACAATGGAAATGGTCAAGGAACTCCAACACCACCAACTACAGGAGGTGGCCAAGGAACTCCAAATCCACCAACCACTGGAGGTGGTCAAGGAACTCCAACACCACCAACTACAGGAGGTGGTCAAGGAACTCCAACACCACCAACTACAGGAGGTGGCCAAGGAACTCCAACACCACCAACTACAGGAGGTGGTCAAGGGGATTCAACGCCACCAACTACTGGTGGGAACACAGGAGAGGCTCCTTCCAATAATGGACAATAA
- the mmgD gene encoding citrate synthase: MMKAEEKFSPGLDGVVAAETKISFLDTVKGEIVIQGYDLIELSKTKEYLDIVHLLLEEQLPNEDEKETIEKKLKEEYAVPEGVFNVLKALPKETHPMDGLRTGVSALAGYDSDIENRSLEVNKSRGYKLLSKVPNIVANSYHILNNEEPIQPLQELSYSANFFYMLTGKKPTELEEKIFDRSLVLYSEHEMPNSTFTARVIASTQSDLYGALTGAVASLKGSLHGGANEAVMYMLLEAGNVEKFEELLQKKLYNKEKIMGFGHRVYMKKIDPRALMMKEALKQLCDVKGDYTLYEMCEAGEKIMEKEKGIYPNLDYYAAPVYWMLGIPIQLYTPIFFSSRTVGLCAHVIEQHANNRLFRPRVNYIGERHAFSK, encoded by the coding sequence ATGATGAAAGCTGAAGAAAAATTTTCCCCGGGATTAGATGGTGTTGTAGCAGCGGAGACGAAAATTTCGTTTCTTGACACAGTAAAAGGTGAAATTGTAATTCAAGGGTATGATTTAATCGAACTCTCAAAAACAAAAGAGTATTTAGACATTGTGCATCTTTTATTAGAAGAACAGCTACCGAATGAGGATGAAAAAGAAACAATTGAAAAGAAATTAAAAGAAGAATATGCAGTGCCAGAAGGTGTATTTAATGTGCTAAAGGCATTGCCTAAAGAAACGCATCCTATGGACGGGTTACGTACAGGTGTGTCTGCATTAGCTGGTTACGATAGTGATATCGAAAACCGCTCGTTAGAAGTGAATAAAAGTCGAGGATACAAGCTTTTAAGTAAAGTGCCAAATATCGTAGCGAATAGCTATCATATTTTAAATAACGAGGAGCCAATTCAGCCCCTTCAAGAATTGTCATATAGTGCGAATTTCTTCTATATGTTAACTGGTAAAAAACCAACTGAACTTGAGGAAAAGATCTTTGATCGTTCCCTTGTTTTATATAGTGAACATGAAATGCCAAACTCTACATTTACAGCTCGCGTAATTGCATCAACACAATCGGATTTATACGGCGCTCTAACAGGTGCAGTTGCATCTTTAAAAGGAAGTTTACATGGTGGTGCAAATGAAGCGGTTATGTACATGCTTTTAGAAGCTGGCAATGTTGAGAAATTTGAAGAACTATTACAGAAGAAACTTTATAACAAAGAAAAAATCATGGGCTTTGGACATCGCGTATATATGAAGAAGATAGATCCAAGAGCACTTATGATGAAGGAAGCTTTAAAACAGCTTTGTGATGTAAAAGGCGATTATACACTATATGAAATGTGTGAAGCTGGAGAGAAGATTATGGAGAAGGAAAAAGGCATTTATCCGAATCTTGATTACTATGCTGCTCCAGTATATTGGATGCTTGGTATTCCAATTCAACTTTACACACCAATCTTCTTTAGTTCTAGAACAGTAGGGTTATGTGCACACGTAATTGAGCAACATGCGAACAATCGTTTGTTCCGTCCACGTGTAAATTATATTGGCGAGCGACATGCATTTAGTAAATAA
- the gerPF gene encoding spore germination protein GerPF — protein sequence MPSVVGNLVVQNSNGSFNLGDFYNVSPKENTKAYNGSGASNVGFVVNTFSGVSATNTFDSDLADQNQVGTA from the coding sequence ATGCCCTCAGTTGTGGGGAATTTAGTTGTACAAAATAGTAACGGATCTTTCAACTTAGGTGATTTCTACAACGTCTCTCCAAAAGAGAATACGAAAGCTTATAACGGATCTGGCGCATCTAACGTTGGTTTCGTAGTGAACACTTTTAGTGGGGTTAGCGCGACTAATACATTTGATTCTGATCTAGCAGATCAAAACCAAGTTGGTACGGCCTAA
- a CDS encoding DUF6944 family repetitive protein, with protein MNLRDLELTGAWFQVGGNLIAAIGTTRGFAGEEKIESDLVIVGSSLQALGYILQIIATIDVKDEDKCEKQDVTIDNKNKALAKTGIELLALGNISNVIGTYFNLNEQIKENDFLIITGNSLQSIGAFLGVEVALNEISGIQWIIVLGNSMQSLGAGLQAYEGIHNISKEEKGNEDSNIDKENQRIIGLIGIWIQAIGTVISAIGLTEIVEEQRLESKKRQ; from the coding sequence ATGAACCTACGCGATTTAGAATTGACAGGGGCATGGTTTCAAGTAGGAGGAAATCTTATAGCAGCTATTGGAACAACTAGAGGGTTTGCAGGAGAAGAAAAGATTGAGTCGGATCTTGTTATTGTAGGGAGTTCATTACAAGCCCTAGGATATATATTACAAATTATAGCAACTATTGATGTGAAAGATGAAGATAAATGTGAGAAGCAAGATGTAACTATAGATAATAAAAATAAAGCGCTAGCGAAAACGGGGATTGAGTTATTAGCTTTAGGTAATATTTCTAATGTAATAGGAACGTATTTTAATCTAAATGAACAAATAAAAGAAAATGATTTCCTTATAATTACTGGAAATAGTTTGCAATCAATTGGAGCTTTTTTAGGAGTAGAAGTAGCATTGAATGAGATAAGTGGAATACAGTGGATTATTGTATTAGGGAATTCAATGCAAAGTTTAGGTGCAGGATTACAAGCATATGAAGGTATTCACAATATATCAAAAGAAGAAAAGGGAAATGAAGACAGTAATATAGATAAAGAAAATCAACGTATAATAGGGCTAATAGGTATTTGGATACAGGCAATAGGTACTGTAATTTCAGCAATTGGATTAACTGAAATAGTAGAGGAACAACGATTGGAATCTAAGAAAAGGCAATGA
- a CDS encoding C1q-like domain-containing protein, producing the protein MSCYYYCKNCESYQKKNHDCCKKRSEYYNKCGKRCDDCSCDHKENNLVRASAFRAVNTVNQNLSANTFVKVLFQNEQFDLSNEYNPATSDFTPKTRGVYSVIGTIGFFPNDTNLNYRARVEVRVNGNAAIAIDNDFFGPINFGNVVSVSTILQLHAGDIVEIFAQSSIDGVISSTEDGSHFEAARFPSPIV; encoded by the coding sequence ATGTCTTGTTATTACTACTGTAAGAATTGTGAGAGTTACCAAAAGAAAAATCATGATTGCTGTAAAAAAAGAAGTGAGTATTATAATAAGTGCGGTAAAAGATGTGATGACTGTTCTTGCGATCATAAGGAGAATAACCTTGTAAGAGCATCTGCCTTTAGAGCTGTAAATACAGTTAATCAAAACCTTTCAGCCAATACTTTTGTTAAAGTATTATTTCAAAATGAACAATTTGATTTATCGAACGAATATAACCCAGCAACATCAGATTTTACTCCGAAGACTAGAGGCGTTTATTCCGTAATTGGAACGATTGGTTTCTTTCCAAACGATACAAATTTAAACTATAGAGCACGTGTAGAGGTTCGAGTGAATGGAAATGCGGCAATTGCTATTGATAACGACTTTTTTGGTCCAATAAATTTCGGTAATGTTGTAAGTGTTTCAACAATACTTCAATTACATGCAGGTGATATTGTCGAGATTTTTGCGCAAAGTAGTATAGATGGGGTTATTAGTAGTACAGAAGATGGTTCTCATTTTGAGGCTGCAAGATTCCCATCTCCAATTGTATAA
- a CDS encoding MFS transporter, whose amino-acid sequence MERLWTKSFIQMTIAMLFLFTGFYLLVPTLPLFIKEIGGNESQVGLMMGMFTIAAVVIRPIIGGMLDQYGRRSFIIFGLIFFGITMYSYNLASTIVLLSVLRVIHGVTWAVSTTAVGTAITDIIPDSRRGEGMGWYGMAMTIAMAIGPMIGLWVVQNYSFHGLFLLATLLSFMAVVLSLITKMPFTPQKEKGKIQLFEKSVLSITIVIFFLSFAYGGITTFLPLFASSIDVNPGTFFLVYAIALTIVRPISGKLLDKYGEVFIILPALCITILAIVVLTISNSLMGIIIAAVLYGVGFGSAQPALQAAMLTIVDPSKRGVANASFFTAFDLGIGLGAILLGVVSQMFGYRILFAGSAISGLIALILFVVFVKQRLGKKDFA is encoded by the coding sequence ATGGAACGATTATGGACGAAATCATTTATTCAAATGACTATCGCGATGTTATTTTTATTTACAGGGTTTTATTTACTAGTTCCAACGCTACCGCTCTTTATTAAAGAGATTGGTGGAAATGAATCACAAGTTGGACTGATGATGGGAATGTTTACAATAGCGGCAGTTGTAATACGACCGATTATTGGAGGAATGTTAGATCAATATGGTAGAAGATCTTTTATTATTTTCGGACTCATATTTTTTGGGATAACGATGTATTCGTATAATTTAGCATCGACTATTGTCCTTTTATCTGTTTTACGCGTTATTCACGGAGTGACATGGGCCGTTTCTACAACAGCAGTTGGAACAGCTATAACTGATATTATTCCAGATTCACGTCGCGGAGAAGGAATGGGCTGGTATGGGATGGCGATGACAATTGCAATGGCAATCGGCCCGATGATTGGATTATGGGTTGTACAAAATTATTCATTTCATGGTCTATTCTTGTTAGCAACTCTTTTATCCTTTATGGCAGTCGTATTATCGTTAATAACGAAAATGCCATTCACGCCACAAAAAGAAAAAGGGAAAATTCAGCTATTTGAAAAATCTGTTTTATCAATTACAATTGTCATTTTCTTTTTATCGTTTGCATACGGAGGCATAACAACATTTTTACCGTTGTTTGCGTCATCAATTGATGTGAATCCTGGGACGTTCTTTCTTGTATATGCAATTGCTTTAACAATTGTACGTCCGATTTCAGGAAAACTATTAGATAAGTACGGGGAAGTATTTATCATACTCCCGGCACTATGTATTACCATTTTAGCTATAGTTGTATTAACTATTTCAAATAGTTTAATGGGTATAATTATCGCAGCGGTATTATACGGTGTCGGATTCGGTTCAGCACAGCCCGCTTTACAAGCAGCGATGCTTACAATTGTTGATCCTAGTAAAAGAGGAGTTGCTAACGCTTCATTCTTTACCGCATTTGATTTAGGTATTGGATTAGGTGCGATTTTACTTGGAGTTGTTTCACAAATGTTTGGTTACCGTATTTTATTTGCTGGTAGTGCAATTTCTGGATTAATAGCTTTAATTCTTTTCGTTGTTTTTGTAAAACAACGATTAGGTAAAAAAGATTTTGCGTAA
- a CDS encoding KTSC domain-containing protein — MMKLSPVISKNIVAVGYNPFSMILRIQLKNGLYDFFNVPESIYTGLLNAHSKSYYHNTYIKNSYRYTKI, encoded by the coding sequence ATGATGAAGCTATCTCCCGTTATCTCAAAAAATATAGTTGCTGTTGGCTATAATCCTTTTTCTATGATTTTACGTATTCAACTAAAGAATGGTTTGTATGATTTCTTTAACGTGCCAGAAAGCATTTACACCGGTTTATTAAACGCACACTCTAAAAGTTATTATCATAATACTTATATTAAAAATTCTTACCGCTATACTAAAATTTAA
- a CDS encoding YqaE/Pmp3 family membrane protein: MMYLLAILLPPVAVLFCGKPFQAIINFILTLIFWVPGAIHAVLVVHDKKADRRLKRQVQAYDEINKRNRR; encoded by the coding sequence ATGATGTACTTATTAGCAATTCTACTTCCGCCGGTAGCTGTTTTATTTTGCGGAAAGCCGTTTCAAGCGATTATTAATTTCATTTTAACCTTAATTTTTTGGGTTCCAGGAGCGATACACGCAGTTCTTGTCGTACATGATAAAAAAGCCGACAGGCGACTTAAAAGACAAGTTCAGGCGTACGATGAAATTAATAAAAGAAATAGAAGGTAA